The genomic region TGCCGGGGCCGGACATTCCCGTCCGGCCCCGGCACGGCGGTGCGGGCGGCGCCTTACGATCCTTGGACGACATCCCGCGCACGCGGGTGCCGGACGGTGCCGGGCAGACCCGCGTCCGGGGGGCGCCGCCGGCCGGGTGCACTCTGGCCTGTGGAAAACGCCTGTGGAGAGGGCGATCGGCGGGGGACGAGGCAGATCCGGACGACGGCCCGCGGTAGGGCGCCGTACCGGGGGTGAGCCGGTTCCGCCACGCCGGAGGCCCTGCCGTGTCCATGCACAGGTTGTGGACGACGATGTGGAGAACCATCGGGACGAGGCGTCCCGGTCGCGGCCGGACCGGGACCACATCAACATCCGCGACGTACCCCCACCCATGGGGCCAGCACCGCCCGCAAACCGTACCGAACTGCCCGAGGAGCCCCCGTGTCCAACCCCCGCGCCGACTCCGTCGCCGGTCTACCTTTCGGGGAGGAACCCGCGGGTGACCCGGACCTGGCCGCGGTCTGGAGCCAGGCCGTCGCCGGGGTCGCCGACGGCACGCTGTCCGCGCAGCAGCGTGCATGGCTGCGGCTGACCCGTCCGCTCGGCCTTGTGCAGGACACGGCCCTGCTCGCCGCCCCGAACGAGTTCACCAAGGAGCTTCTCGACTCGCGGCTGCGGCCGTTCCTGTCCACAGCGTTGTCCACAGCGTATGGACGGGAGATCCGGGTCGCGGTCACCGTCGAGCACCTGCCCGACCCGGAGCCGATGAGCGGTCCGATCAGGATCGTCCGGCCGGGGGAGGGCGACGGCGGCGCGCCGCGGGACGCGGGCGGTTCCCGAGGACGTGGGTCGGGCGGCGCGGCGGCGGACACCGGCCGGCGGGCGGGCGAGGCCGGCGCGCCGGTGAACGGCGAGCTGCCCTTCCCCGACTCCGCCGAGAGCACCCCGCCGATGCGGGTGGGGGCGGGGCTCGGCCGCGACGCCGCGCCGCTGGAGACCGAGCCGGCGCAGGCCCGGCTGAACCCGCGCTACGTCTTCGAGACCTTCGTCATCGGAGACAGCAACCGGTTTCCCCACGCCGCCGCGGTGGCGGTCGCCGAGGCACCGGCGAAGGCGTACAACCCGTTGTTCATCTACGGGGACTCCGGGCTCGGCAAGACCCACCTGCTGCATGCGATCGGCCACTACGCGCTGAAGCTGTACCCGAACACCCGGGTGAAGTACGTGAGCTCGGAGGAGTTCACCAACGACTTCATCAACTCGATCCGGGACGACCGTCAGCAGGCCTTCCAGCGTCGCTACCGGGACATCGACGTCCTGCTCGTGGACGACATCCAGTTCCTGGAGAACAAGGAGCGGACGCAGGAGGAGTTCTTCCACACGTTCAACGTCCTGCACGACGGTGAGAAGCAGATCGTCATCAGCTCCGACCGCTCGCCCAAGCAGCTCTCTGCACTGGAGGACCGGCTGCGCAGCCGGTTCGAGTGGGGCCTGATGACCGACATCACCCCGCCGGACCTCGAGACCCGCATCGCGATCCTGTCGAAGAAGGCCGCCACCGAGCGCCTGCCCGTGCCGCCCGACGTGCTCGAGTACATCGCCACGCACATCGAGCGCAACATCCGCGAGCTCGAGGGGGCGCTGATCCGGGTCGCGGCGTTCGCGAGCCTGAACAAGTCCCACGTCGACCGCACGCTCGCCGAGATCGTGCTGCGCGACCTGATCCCGGACGCCGGGAACCCGGACATCACCGCGGCCGCCATCATGAACGCGACCGCGGCGTACTTCGGCGTCTCCATGGACGACCTGTGCGGCACCTCCCGCAGCCGGGTACTGGTGACGGCCCGGCAGATCGCCATGTACCTGTGCCGCGAACTGACCGACCTGTCGCTCCCCAAGATCGGCCAGCACTTCGGCGGCCGCGACCACACGACCGTCATGCACGCCGACCGCAAGATCCGCGGCTTGATGGCCGAACGGCGCGCGATCTACAACCAGGTCACCGAACTGACCAACCGCATCCGGGTCCAGGCCCGCCAGCCCTGACTCGGGCACCCCCGAGCCCCGGCCCGACTCCCGACTCCCGACTCCCGAGCCCCGACCGCAGGCGGACGGGCGGGCACCGACCGCTGCACCCAGACGGCCGTGGCGCCCATGACGTAGCTCGCCGCGCCCCGATGCGGGACCGGGTCGACTCCGGCTGGCCGGACTGCGATGCGTTCCGCCGGTCTGCGACTCGAACCGTCCAGAACGCACCGCAACAGGCGTCGGCCCGGGGCGGCGGGGCCGGGTTCCGGCACTCCCGCGTCGGGGTGGGTGGCAGGGGCGTCGGCCGGCCGGTGGTCGGTCGGGGATCCCCAGGGGACGGCTGTCACAGCCTGTGGACAGCCGTCGCGGAGGTCGACACGGCGACGCGTCCTGTAGCACACCCGGCCGGCGGCCTCGAGCCCACGGGGTGGTTCCGCCCACAGCTTGTGGAAAACCTTGTGGACATCCTGGGGGTGGACCGGTGGAGGAAGGCGTGGACAGCCTGTGGATAACTCGGGGACGGCCTGTGGAGGGACAAAGTGGTCCCTGGGGACAGCTGCTCGGCATGTGGATATCCACTGCGGAAACCCACAGCTCCACCCACAGGTTTTGCACCGGCTCCTCAGGCCTCTGACCTGCGAAAACAGCGGTTATCCCCAGCATCCACAGCCCCTACTACCACCACGAACTTCAATTTCTTCTAAGAAGATCAAAAGCTTGAAGTACTAGGGGGTGTGGACAACTTTTCGCGATCTTGAGCGAGCGCGATCTGTGCCACTTCGTGGGCTCCGGGTGAGCGTTCGTGGTGGGGCCGACCGCCCGCCGAGGCCGCCTGGCACTCTGGGATGCTGATCGGTGTTCCCGACGGGCTGACTCCGAACACCGGAGGGGACGAAGGAGGGCTAACCATGAAGTTCCGGGTGGAACGGGACGAATTCACCGAAGCGGTCGCCTGGACCGCCCGCACGCTGCCGAGCCGGCCGACCACGCAGTTGCAGGTGCTGTCGGGCCTCCTTCTCGACGCGACCGGGCCGATGCTCAAGGTCGCCGCCTACGACTACGAGGTGGCCGCCCAGGGCACAGTGCACGCGACGGTGTCGGAGGAGGGCCGCGCCCTCGTCAACGGCAAGCTGCTCGCGGAGATCACCCGGGCGCTGCCGGCCGCGCCGGTGGACCTCGGCATCGACGGCACCCGGCTCGTGATCACCTGTGGTAACGCCCGGTTCGCACTGCCGATGCTGCCGGTGGACGACTACCCGGCACTGCCGGCCATGCCCCCCGTCACCGGCCACATCGAGGGATCTGCCTTCGCGGCCGCGGTCGCGCAGGTGGCGATCGCGGCCGGGCGCGACGACACCCTCCCGGTCCTCACCGGCGTCCGGATCGAGATCGAGGGCGACACCCTCACCCTCGCCGCGACCGACCGCTACCGGCTCGCCGTGCGCTCGCTGAAGTGGCGTCCGGACGACTCCGCCGGCGAGGGGGACGCGGCGGCCCCCGTCACGGTGGCCCTCGTCCCCGCCCGCACGCTGCTGGACACCGCCAAGTCGCTGTCCGGCTCGGGGGTGGAGGTCTCGATCGCGCTGGGGACGGGCCCGTCCGGGGAGACGCTCGCCGGCTTCGCGGGTTCCACCCGGCAGACGACCACCCGGCTGCTCGAGGGCCAGTTCCCGCCCTTCCGCAAGCTGCTTCCGGACAGCTCCCCGCTGATCGCCCAGCTGGAGATCGCACCGTTGCAGGAGGCGGTCAAGCGCGTGGCCCTGGTGGCGGCGAAGACCGCCCCCGTGCAGTTGTCGTTCTCGCCGGACCACCTCGTCCTGGAGGCCGGCACCGGCGGTGAGGCGCAGGCGACGGAGACGCTGCCGGTGACCTACGACGGCCCGGAGCTCTCGGTGGCGTTCAACCCGTCCTACCTGCTCGACGCGCTCGGCGCACTGGAGTCCGACATCGTGCGGATCGGCTTCGCCAGTGCCGAGGACCCGGCCGTCGCCGCGAACAAGCCGGCGATCCTCACCGGCAAGGCCGACGACGACGGCGAGGTGCCCGACTACCGGTACCTGCTCATGCCGATCCGCCTCCACGGGTGACGTGCACCTCACCCACCTGTCCCTTGTCGACTTCCGGTCCTACCCGTCCCTCGACCTGACCCTTGGTCCAGGAGTGGTCACGCTGGTCGGTCGCAACGGCCAGGGGAAGACGAACCTGATCGAGGCGATCGGGTACGTCGCGACGCTGGCCAGCCACCGGGTCTCCGCGGATGCCCCCCTGGTGCGCCAGGGCGCGTCGCACGCCGTGGTGCGGGCGAGGATCGTGCGTGGCGACCGGGCGGCCCTGGTGGAGCTCGAGATCGTGCCGGGGCGGGCGAACCGGGCCCGGCTGAACCGGGCGCCGGTCCCCCGGCCCCGCGACGTTCTCGGGCTGCTGTGCACGGTCCTGTTCGCCCCGGAGGACCTCGCCCTGGTGAAGGGGGACCCGGCGGGGCGCCGGCAGTTCCTCGACGAACTGCTCGTCGCCCGGACCCCGCGGATGGCCGCGGTGCTCGCCGACTACGACCGGGTGCTCAAGCAGCGCTCGACCCTGCTGCGCACGGCCGGGGCGGCCCGGCGGGCCGGCGGCAAGGGTGACCTGCGCACCCTGGACGTCTGGGACGGCTACCTGGCCAGCTACGGCGCCGAGCTGCTCACCGCCCGCCTCGCCCTCGTCGAGGCGCTGCGTCCGGGGGTGGCCGGGGCCTATGCCGCGGTGGCCGGCGCGCAGGCCGCGGTCGGGTTCGAGTACCGGGCCAGCGTGCCGCAGCCGGCGCCGGACCCGGTCCGCCCCGACCGCGAGCGGTGGGAGGAGGCGATCCGGGCCGAGCTGGTGGCGGCCCGCCCGCGGGAGATCGAACGCGGGCAGACCCTGGTCGGGCCGCACCGTGACGACCTGCTGCTGACCGTCGACGGGCTGCCGGCGCGCGGCTACGCCAGTCACGGCGAGTCCTGGTCGCTCGCCCTGGCCCTGCGGCTGGCCTCGTTCGAGCTGTTGCGGGCCGACGACCGCGAGCCCGTCCTGCTCCTTGACGACGTCTTCGCCGAGCTCGACGTCCAGCGCCGGTCCCGGCTCGCCGAACTCGTCGCCCCCGCGGAGCAGGTCCTGGTCACCGCCGCCGTCGAGGCCGATGTGCCGGCCGAGCTGACCGGCACCCGCTACGTCGTCGCGGCGGGAGAGGTGCTCCGTGCCTCCTGAGCCCGACGACCATCAGCCCGACCCGACCCCGACCCCGACGTCGGCGTCGGCGTCGTCGCCCGGCGTCGGCCGTGGCGCCGACCTGGCCCGGGAGATCCTCGCCCAGGCCAAGCGGGACGCCCGCGAGCGGGCTCGAGGCCGGCGCGGCGGGTCCTCCCGCGCCGGCGGATCCTGGTCCGGCTCCCCCGCCGGTGGCCCCGGTGCGGACGGCGGAGCCGGCGCCGGTGGCGGGCCCGGCGGCGGCCCCGCGGCGGCGGACCGCGCCGGGCGGCGGCCCCGGTCCGGCGCGGACGACGGCCAGGTGCCCCAGCGCCCGCGGTTGCCGGGCATCGCCGCCCCCGGCAGGGAGTGGCGCGACCCGGTCTCCTTCGGCACCGCAATCAGTCGGCTGCTCGCCGCGCGCGGCTGGAAGGCACAGGCCGACGACGCCGGCGTGCTCGCCCGGTGGGACGTCATCGTCGGCCCGGACATCGCCGACCACTGCACTCCGGTCTCGCTGCGCGACGGCAACCTCGAACTCGTGGCCGAGTCGACGGCCTGGGCCACCCAGCTACGGATGCTGTCCCGTCAGATCCTCGCCATCCTGCACCGGGAACTCGGTCCGCAGGTCGTCCAGCGGATCACCGTGCGCGGCCCGACGGCCCCCTCGTGGCGGCACGGGCCGATCCGCACCGCCGGGCGCGGCCCGCGCGACACCTACGGCTGAGTCCGGCACCCGGTCACGCGGCCGGCCACCGCGGCCGGTCACGCGGCCGGCCATGGTGACCGGTCATGGCGGCGGGCAATGGCGGGCCGGCCCGGCGACGAGCGCGCCCGGCCTGCGCGGGCTCGCCGGGTGTCCCGCCGGAAGAGACGGACAGACCGGGAGAGCGATCCGGTGCTCACCGATCGCGACGGCCCCGGGCGGTTGGGGTAGCTCCGGGCGTCGCCGGGCGGGCAACACGAGGCGATCATGTGGGTGAAGGTTGATCGCCGCGTCGGGTGACCGTCGTGAAGGCGCGCCAAGGCCCCGGGAGGCATCGGTCCCGTAGGGGGGTTCACCGTCCCGCCGTACGGGGCGCTGCGCAGACGTCAGGGGTCACCCTGCGTCCGCTATAACGGGTCGGCGGGTAGACTGGTGGATACTTCCGCCCAGAACGAGGGGACCCGCCGCGTGGCCTACGATGCAAGTTCGATCAAGGTTCTCGAAGGTCTTGACGCGGTCCGCAAGCGTCCGGGCATGTACATCGGCTCCACCGGGGAGCGCGGTCTGCACCATCTCGTCTACGAGGTGGTCGACAACGCGGTGGACGAGGCGCTGGCCGGCTACTGCGACACGATCACGGTGAGCCTGCTCGCCGACGGTGCGGTCCGCGTCGTCGACAACGGTCGTGGCATCCCCGTGGGCATGCATCCCACCGAGAAGCGGCCCGCGGTCGAGGTCGTGCTGACGACGCTGCACGCGGGCGGGAAGTTCGACGGCAAATCCTACGCGGTCTCGGGCGGTCTGCACGGCGTCGGCGTCAGCGTCGTGAACGCGCTGTCCACCAAGCTGGACGTGGAGATCCAGGTCGATGGGCACGTCTGGTTCCAGCCGTACGTGGGGACCCGCCCGGCGGCGCCCCTGGTGAAGACCGGCACCACGAAGAAGACCGGCACGTCGGTCACCTTCTGGGCGGACCCGACGATCTTCGAGACGACCGAGTACAAGTTCGAGACCCTCTCCCGACGCCTGCAGGAGATGGCCTTCCTCAACAAGGGCCTGTCGATCACGCTGATCGACGAGCGCCCCGAGGAACGCCTCGAGGTCACCTACAAGTACACCAACGGTCTGGTCGACTTCGTCGCCCACCTCAACGCCACCAAGGACGCGATCCACCGCAGCGTGATCTCGCTGGAGTCCAAGGGCGTCGGCATCGAGGCCGAGCTCGCGATGCAGTGGAACGCCGGCTACAGCGAGTCGGTCTACACCTTCGCGAACACGATCAACACGCACGAGGGCGGCACCCACGAGGAGGGCTTCCGCGCCGCGCTGACCAGCGCCGTCAACGCCTACGCCAAGGACCAGAACCTGCTCAAGCCGGTGAAGGCGGGCGCGAAGAGCGGTGACGAGCGGCTGTCGGGCGACGACATCCGCGAGGGCCTGACCGCGATCATCTCGGTGAAGCTCGCGCAGCCCCAGTTCGAGGGCCAGACGAAGACGAAGCTCGGCAACACCGAGGCGAAGAAGTTCGTCCAGGAGATGTGCTACTCGGCGCTGAAGGACTGGTTCGAGGTCAACCGGACCGAGGCGCGGGCCATCGTCAGCAAGTCGCTCGACGCCCAGCGCGCCCGGATCGCGGCCCGCCAGGCCCGGGACCTGACCCGGCGCAAGGGCCTGCTCGGCGGCACCGGCCTGCCCGGCAAGCTCGCCGACTGCCAGTACACCGACCCCGAGCGCTGTGAGCTGTACATCGTCGAGGGCGACTCCGCCGGCGGGTCGGCCAAGGGCGGGCGGGACTCGAAGTTCCAGGCGATCCTGCCGCTGCGCGGAAAGATCCTCAACGTCGAGAAGGCGCGCATCGACCGCGTCCTGAAGAACACCGAGGTCCAGGCGCTCATCCAGGCCCTGGGCACCGGCATCCACGACGACTTCGACATCGCCAAGCTGCGCTATCACAAGATCGTGCTGATGGCGGACGCCGACGTCGACGGCCAGCACATCCGGACCCTGCTGCTGACCCTGCTGTTCCGGTTCATGCGGCCGCTGGTCGAGGCCGGCCACGTGTTCCTCGCCCAGCCGCCGCTCTACAAGATCAAGTGGGGTCGGGAGGACTGGGAGTACGCCTACTCCGACCGCGAGCGCGACGGGCTCGTCCAGCGCGGGGTGGAGGCCGGGCGCAAGCTGCCCAAGGACGCCATCCAGCGGTTCAAGGGCCTCGGCGAGATGAACGCCACCGAGCTGTGGGACACCACCATGGACCCGGACAAGCGCATCCTGCTCCAGGTCACCCTCGATGACGCGGCCGTCGCCGACGAGCTGTTCTCCGTGCTCATGGGCGAGGATGTCGACGCGCGCCGCAGCTTCATCCAGCGCAACGCCAAGGACGTGCGCTTCCTGGACATCTGACGCGGTGGCGCGGTGCCGCGGCGGTCCGGCCCGCGCGGCGGTGCTGCGCTCCGCCCGGCCGGGACGACCCCGGGGCGAATCGTGGCTGGCGCCCCGCCGGCGTCCCGGCCACCCGCCGGGACACCCGTCCCACCTGACGACTGCTCCCACTGCCCTGGAAGGACCCCGTGGTCGACGTCCTACCGCCGCCCCCCGGCGACCGCATAGAACCCATCGGCATCGAAGTCGAGATGCAGCGGTCCTATCTCGACTACGCCATGTCGGTCATCGTCGGCCGCGCGCTGCCGGAGGTCCGGGACGGGCTCAAGCCCGTCCACCGACGGGTCCTCTACGCCATGTACGACGGTGGTTACCGTCCTGACCGCGGGTACTTCAAGTGCTCGCGCGTGGTCGGTGACGTCATGGGTAACTACCATCCCCACGGCGACTCGGCCATCTACGACACCCTCGTCCGGCTCGCGCAGCCCTGGTCGCTGCGCTACCCGCTGGTCGACGGTAACGGCAACTTCGGCTCGCCCGGCAACGACCCGCCCGCCGCCATGCGGTACACCGAGGCGCGGATGGCGGCGCTGGCGATGGAGATGCTGCGCGACATCGACCAGGAGACCGTCGACTTCGCGCCGAACTACGACGGCCGCTCCCAGGAGCCGCTGGTCCTGCCGAGCCGGTTCCCGAACCTGCTCGTCAACGGCGCCGGCGGCATCGCGGTCGGCATGGCGACGAACATCCCGCCGCACAACCTGCGCGAGGTCGCCACCGGCGTCCAGTGGGCGCTCGACCACGCGGAGGCGACCGACGAGGAACTGCTCGAGGCGCTGATCGGCATCATCAAGGGGCCGGACTTCCCGACCTCGGGCCTGATCGTCGGGCGCAGCGGCATCGAGGACGCCTACCGGACCGGCCGCGGCAGCATCCGGATGCGCGCCGTGGTCAACGTCGAGGAGAACAAGGGCCGCACCCAGCTCGTCGTCACCGAGCTGCCCTACCAGGTCAACCCGGACAACCTCGCCGAGAAGATCGCCGAGCTGGTCCGCGACAACAAGGTCACCGGGATTTCGGACGTCCGCGACGAGACCTCGGCCCGCATCGGCCAGCGGCTCGTCATCGACCTCAAGCGCGACGCCGTCGCCAAGGTCGTGCTCAACAACCTGTACAAGCACACCCAGCTCCAGGACACCTTCGGCGTCAACATGCTGGCGATCGTCGACGGGGTGCCGCGCACGCTGCGCCTGGACCAGATGATCCGCTACTACGTCGAGCACCAGGTCGACGTCATCGTCCGGCGCACCCGCTACCAGCTGCGCAAGGCCCGCGAGCGGCTGCACGTCCTCGACGGTCTGCTCATCGCGCTCGACCACCTCGACGAGGTCATCAGCCTCATCCGCAACGCGGAGTCCGCCGACGCCGCCCGCGGCCAGCTGATGGAACGCTTCACGCTGTCGGAGATCCAGGCGACCGCCATCCTCGACATGCAGCTGCGTCGCCTCGCCGCCCTGGAACGCCAGCGGATCATCGACGAGGCCGCCGAGCTGCGGGCGCGGATCTCCGAACTGGAGGCCATCCTCGCCTCCCCGGTCCGGCAGCGGCAGATCATCGGCGAGGAGCTCGCCGAGGTCGTCGAGAAGTTCGGCGACGAGCGGCGGACCCGCCTGGTCCCCTTCGAGGGCGACATGTCCATCGAGGACCTCATCGCCCAGGAGGACGTGGTCGTCACCGTCACGCGCGGCGGCTACGCCAAGCGGACCAAGACCGACCTCTACCGCTCCCAGCGCCGCGGCGGCAAGGGTGTGCAGGGCGCGGCCCTGCGCGAGGACGACATCGTCGAGCACTTCTTCGTCACGACGACGCACCACTGGCTGCTGTTCTTCACCAACAAGGGCCGGGTGTACCGGGCGAAGGCGCACGAGCTGCCCGAGCAGGCCCGCTCCGCCAAGGGCCAGCACGTCGCGAACATCCTCGCGTTCTCCCAGGACGAGCGGATCGCCGAGGTCATCGCCCTGAAGGACTACGAGGTCGCGCCCTACCTCGTCCTGGCCACCAAGCGCGGGCTGTGCAAGAAGACCGCCCTGAGCGACTTCGACTCCAACCGCGCCGGCGGCCTCGTCGCGATCAACCTGCGCGACGACGACGAGCTGATCGCCGCCCGCCTGGTCGCGCCCGGCGACGACCTGCTGCTGGTCAGCCGCAACGCCCAGTCGATCCGCTTCCACGCCGACGACGAGCAGCTACGGCCGATGGGCCGGGCCACCTCCGGCGTGATCGGCATGCGTTTCGACGCCGAGGACGAGCTGCTGTCGATGGACGTCGTCGTGCCGGGCACGACCGCCGACCTGCTGGTGGCCACCTCCGGCGGCTACGCCAAGCGGACCCCGTTGGCCGAGTACCCGGTGCAGGGCCGCGGCGGCAAGGGTGTGCTGACCGCTAAGATCGTCTCCACCCGGGGCGGTCTGGTCGGCGCGCTCGTCGTCGACCCGGACGACCAGCTCTACGCGATCGCCTCCAACGGGGGCGTGCTGCGCACCATCGCCAAGGACGTCCGCCGTGCCCAGCGGCAGACGATGGGGGTCCGCCTCATCGATCTGGAGACCGGTGTGCAGGTGGTCGGGGTGGCGCGCAATGCTGATGCGGAGGACACCGAGGCCCCCACCGACCCCGGGGCCCAGGAGAGCTGAGCCCGGGGCCGGCAGCGGTCCAGGTCCGGGGCGATGGCGGTCCTCGACGTCGGCGCCGTCCCCCGGCGCCGCGGTGACGCCGAAGCGGGGATCCGGCGTGCGCATGGCCCGCGTACGCCGCCAGGAGCGAACCGGGAGTAGACCGTGAGCGACAGTCAGGAAGACCGGCCCGCCCGGTCGGCGGTCCACCGCGGCTCCTCCCCGGCCGCCGGGCCGGGGGGAGCGCGTGACGGCGACCGTTCCCGCCGCCCCGGTGACGGCGGCGACGGGGAGCCGGCCGGCGAGACGCTGAAGCCGCCCACCGCCAGCGCCTCCGGCGGTGGAGCTGGCGCCGCCGCGGCGGCCGCCGGCGCCGCCGGCACCCCCCCGCCCGGCGGCGACCGCCCGGCGGCTTCGGGCGGGGCCCGTTCCGGCGGCGCCGGCTCGCTGGACCCGTCGGCGGGCAACCCCTTCTTCCAGCGTTCCGGCCGGTCCGGGGCGGGGCAGTCCCAGCACGGCGAGGACGGCCGTGAGAGCACCTCGGGGGCCGGCGCGGCCGGGTCCTCCCCGTCCGCCTCGCCGCCTGCCTCCCCGCCCGTCTCGTCGAAGCCGGGATCGTCCGCCTCGTCGTCCTCGACCGCTCTGGGGGGCAAGACGTCCGGGATCGCGGGCGGTGACCGGGCGGCGGCTGCGGAACCGGCGCGGTCGTCCGCGGCACCGGCCAGGTCCGCGCCGCCGAAGTCCGCGCCGCCGAAGTCCGCGCCGCCGGCCAGGTCCGTGCCGCCGAAGTCGGCACCGCCGGCCACGTCGGGATCGTCGCCGTCTGCGTCGTCCCCGCCGTCGTCGTCCTCGGTGCCGTCGTCGTCCTCGGCGTCGTCTGCGTCGTCGTCCTCGCTTCCCGCCGTCTCCGCCCCGGCGTCCCGGCCCGCGGCAGCGGCGGACGAGCGGTCCGGCCGATCGCGGGCGACGCCGACCCGCAACGGGGCAGGCGGGGCCCCGGCCGGCATCGGAGGGGCGGCGGTGCCCCCATCCGGGTCGGCTCGTACCGGGAACGCCGGGACCCACGGCGGCGATGCGGGCTCGGCTACCCGCAAACTCGGCTCGCCCGCCGTATCGTCGCCGGCGAAGTCCCTCGGTACGACGCCGCCCGGCGCCCGCCGAAGCACGACGGGCCTGCCCAGTGCCCGCCCCGAACACCCGGTCGAGCGACCCGGTGAGACCGACACGATCTCCCTGGTCCGTCCGCCCAGCATGACGAGGAGCGGTACCACGAAGCCCGAGAGCAACCGTGCCGCGCCGGAACGGGTGCCCGTCCCCGACGCGGTGCGGCCGGCCGCGCCCGCCGCGGGCCGTGGCGCCAACGCGACCGCGGCCTACGAGCGGCCGATAGCCGCGCCGTCGTCCGCGGGCACCACCACCGCCGCAGCGCCGCCGCACGCGATGACCACGACCTCTCCCGGCGCCCTCGACGACCAGCTCGAGGCCGTCCCGGCCGACCGGGCCAGCGCCCCTCGCGGCCCCGGTCGCCCCGGTCCGGGCACGGGATCCGCCCGCCCGCCCGGCGCCGGCCGGCGTGCCAAGCTGCGGCTGTCCAAGGTCAACCCACTGACCGTGACCCGGCTCAGCTTCGCGTTCTCCCTGTGCGTCTTCGTCGTGTTGCTCGTCGCCGTCGCCGTGCTGTGGTTCGTGCTCAACTCGATCGGGGTGTTCAACAGCGTCACCGACGCCGCGGACACCCTGACCGACAGCAGCGCCAGCAACGTCAGGAGCTGGCTGTCGTTCGGCCGCGCGATGGAGATCAGTCTGCTCATCGGCGCGATCAACGTCATCCTGATGACCGCGCTGACCACCCTCGGCGCCCTGCTCTACAACCTCTGCGCCGAGATGATCGGCGGCATCGAACTCACCCTCAGCGACCAGTAGCGCCAACGGACGGCGGCGGCCGCCACCCCGGCCCCGCCGTCCTGTATGGTTGCAGTCGTTGCCGGGACCTATAGCTCAGTCGGTTAGAGCGCTTCCCTGATAAGGAAGAGGCCGGTGGTTCAAGTCCACCTAGGTCCACGCGCTGATTCCTCGTGGTTGCCGCCCTTGGGGCGGCTTCCCCGTTGCCGTGATGCTGGCCGGGGGGACGACCCCCCGAACCCCCCGGGTGTGGCGTGGCAGCCTCTTATGATCCCTTCCCTTCGCTCCGTTGGTCGGGGTGTCGTGGGATGGGGGCGAGCGGATCCGCGGAACGCCGTCGCCTGGAACGGGTGGGACCGCAGCGGCGCTTCCCACCCGTTTCGGCCGCAGCACGCCGGGTCGACCCGGCGAGGCGTCAGTCGATACGCCGCTGCCCGACCGGCGCGCTCGGCTACCCGCGCAGCACCTGGGTACCGCCGGCGAGGCGGTCGTGGATGCCCTGGTCCCGCGGGTCCGAACTGATCGTGACGCCGATCGCGATGTAGGCCACGAAGAGCAGGAGCGGCCCGAGAATCGGGATGATGTTGAAGAGGAGAAACAGCTCGCGGACCGCGGCATTGTTGGGCCCGAGCCGCCCGCCGCCCGGACCGACGACCCGCAGACCCAACGCCTTCTTGCCCGGCGTCGCGCCGAGAGCGACGTCGAAGCCCACGAAGTAGGCGTACGTCAGGACGGCGGTGAGGGCTGTCCAGCCGAGCCCGTAGCCGAGGATGAAGAAGGTCGCGACGTTGACGACGGTGAGGATCAGGTTGTCCACGATGCGGGCGCCGAGCCGTACGCCCAGTCCGGGAAGTGCGGCGCCCTGGGGTTGTCCCGCCCCGTAGCCGG from Frankia alni ACN14a harbors:
- a CDS encoding DUF721 domain-containing protein — its product is MPPEPDDHQPDPTPTPTSASASSPGVGRGADLAREILAQAKRDARERARGRRGGSSRAGGSWSGSPAGGPGADGGAGAGGGPGGGPAAADRAGRRPRSGADDGQVPQRPRLPGIAAPGREWRDPVSFGTAISRLLAARGWKAQADDAGVLARWDVIVGPDIADHCTPVSLRDGNLELVAESTAWATQLRMLSRQILAILHRELGPQVVQRITVRGPTAPSWRHGPIRTAGRGPRDTYG
- the recF gene encoding DNA replication/repair protein RecF (All proteins in this family for which functions are known are DNA-binding proteins that assist the filamentation of RecA onto DNA for the initiation of recombination or recombinational repair.), producing the protein MHLTHLSLVDFRSYPSLDLTLGPGVVTLVGRNGQGKTNLIEAIGYVATLASHRVSADAPLVRQGASHAVVRARIVRGDRAALVELEIVPGRANRARLNRAPVPRPRDVLGLLCTVLFAPEDLALVKGDPAGRRQFLDELLVARTPRMAAVLADYDRVLKQRSTLLRTAGAARRAGGKGDLRTLDVWDGYLASYGAELLTARLALVEALRPGVAGAYAAVAGAQAAVGFEYRASVPQPAPDPVRPDRERWEEAIRAELVAARPREIERGQTLVGPHRDDLLLTVDGLPARGYASHGESWSLALALRLASFELLRADDREPVLLLDDVFAELDVQRRSRLAELVAPAEQVLVTAAVEADVPAELTGTRYVVAAGEVLRAS
- the dnaA gene encoding chromosomal replication initiator protein DnaA, with protein sequence MSNPRADSVAGLPFGEEPAGDPDLAAVWSQAVAGVADGTLSAQQRAWLRLTRPLGLVQDTALLAAPNEFTKELLDSRLRPFLSTALSTAYGREIRVAVTVEHLPDPEPMSGPIRIVRPGEGDGGAPRDAGGSRGRGSGGAAADTGRRAGEAGAPVNGELPFPDSAESTPPMRVGAGLGRDAAPLETEPAQARLNPRYVFETFVIGDSNRFPHAAAVAVAEAPAKAYNPLFIYGDSGLGKTHLLHAIGHYALKLYPNTRVKYVSSEEFTNDFINSIRDDRQQAFQRRYRDIDVLLVDDIQFLENKERTQEEFFHTFNVLHDGEKQIVISSDRSPKQLSALEDRLRSRFEWGLMTDITPPDLETRIAILSKKAATERLPVPPDVLEYIATHIERNIRELEGALIRVAAFASLNKSHVDRTLAEIVLRDLIPDAGNPDITAAAIMNATAAYFGVSMDDLCGTSRSRVLVTARQIAMYLCRELTDLSLPKIGQHFGGRDHTTVMHADRKIRGLMAERRAIYNQVTELTNRIRVQARQP
- the dnaN gene encoding DNA polymerase III subunit beta, whose translation is MKFRVERDEFTEAVAWTARTLPSRPTTQLQVLSGLLLDATGPMLKVAAYDYEVAAQGTVHATVSEEGRALVNGKLLAEITRALPAAPVDLGIDGTRLVITCGNARFALPMLPVDDYPALPAMPPVTGHIEGSAFAAAVAQVAIAAGRDDTLPVLTGVRIEIEGDTLTLAATDRYRLAVRSLKWRPDDSAGEGDAAAPVTVALVPARTLLDTAKSLSGSGVEVSIALGTGPSGETLAGFAGSTRQTTTRLLEGQFPPFRKLLPDSSPLIAQLEIAPLQEAVKRVALVAAKTAPVQLSFSPDHLVLEAGTGGEAQATETLPVTYDGPELSVAFNPSYLLDALGALESDIVRIGFASAEDPAVAANKPAILTGKADDDGEVPDYRYLLMPIRLHG